The genomic interval ATCACCATAGCAGAGCCAGCCAGCAAAATGATCAATAACGTCGTCCAAGGAAACCAAGTGTTTAAGTTCGATATCGGTGTGAATGATGACCGGTGTTTCCCGGGAGTGAAAGCTTTGGAAGAGACAACGATGAAGTGGAACGTGGTGTGAAGAGGATGGGAAGCAGTATTTACGATGATGGATTGGGAAGGAAAGATAAGTTGCACGGCAGAGGCGGTGCAGTGGTGGTTCTCGGAGGAGCTCCCGTCGCCGGGGTGTTGCTCAAGCGAGGTGGGAAGTGGGATCGTAGCGGATGTGAAGGTGGGTTTTGGTGGAAAGGGAGAGAGGGAGACAGATGGATGGTTTAAAGTGGAAAAATTGAGCGTAGGAATTTTGAGGCGCGCAGATTGGAGATATGTGAGCATTGATGATGGCCTTAGATATTTACAGCATTTTCTTCTGCCTTGCCAtcatatgtaaattttatttttattattattttctttaaattgaTACAATTATAAATACAATCAAATagaacatgaaatttaaaaattcaaactaagtgattagaaaattttgttatattgtGTTATAGAGATCAGGTatacaaaattgaaataattttgagagaaaataaattaaagtcaAAACCATCCCAACAATAAGAACTTGTGAGTTAATTTTTAGCGATGTAGAGCTCCATTCgattaaaaagattttaagtttgGTTCAAGTTCGgtcaagttttaatattttgtggtcaaatttgattttcaaaataaataaattatttaaattcaattatattaattagagtattctttataattatagaATACATTTGAGACATTctataatttgatatttttatattttaaacatGATAATTTCAAATActagtataaaatttaagataaaatatttaaatatattttatcaaaatgatATGGAGATTTGTTAGTTTgagaaatgaatattttacttCGAAAGAATGTTTGGACACATACTAACCATTGTTAAAGTTTTTGTCAATTTGTtaatgtaataatttttttgaataattttatttttaaaaatgtaaaaaattataatattatttaaatatttattttttatttttaaattttttataaaacaacttACTGTACGAGGTGATTgtctgaaaaagaaaaaaaacataagGTGAGtgtcaaaaagaaagaaaagttgagGGAAAGAGGACATGGTCTTTtagttttcttattttttaaataattgaatttgagtgtttattttttaaattaatggaTTTTGGCGtggttttaatcaaaatttgagaatatttatatattttatcttaaaatttatatagaaattatctttttaaatttgagaaaagaaTGTATAGAGATACATAGGGATGGAtggaaggaaaataaaaacttttttcttcatatttatttgaaaGCATGCTGCAAATATTTGGCGCCAAAATAACGAGCTTCCCAAAATTTGTTCAAATTACCCAAAATGCCCTCGTTACCTACTATTTATCTTCCCCAGCACGGCTCAAAAATggaacttaaaaaaaaaaaaaaaagaagaaaagacggcaagaaagaaagaaaaatgcacCCAAGGAAAAGCTCTTCGTCTCTCTCTCCAATCCTAGTCGGTAAAATCAGTTCCATTATTTGTAAAGATTCTAAACcctaatttaatcattttttttaaaaaaaaatttatttagttttccATTTTACAGGTAATTGCGAGGTTTTGATTGACGCGAACAAGTACAGTTGCAACTCTGATTCCAACAGCCTCCAAATCTCTATTTcaaaaaacacaaatattaaaatctcGGGTActgcttatttttttttcttaatttactggaattaatttatgtttttatctCTTGTATTTGTTTAAACTAGCTTGAATTTGTGCacattaaaataatactaaaataTCTTACCATTCACTGGTTTCTACGGCATTTTTGATTGGAAAtgtgatgattttttttttcgaaaaaaatgaagaatctACTTTTTGatctttataaattttagGCCTCATTTGATTATTGTTTTTGCCCTTTAAAAAACTTGTTAAAATGCAAAAGCaaatgagagaaaaataaatttgtaattaACTGAAGCctgaaagtgaaaaattaccataatacaactctatttttaatataatcatTCATTATAAATGAGTAAAACCTAGTTTGAATGTGCATTTAACTGAAAACTTGGAGAaactcaaaatatttaaatgtttgtATTAGTTTCTTTGTTATTTACTTACTTAGCCATTATTATATTTTGAGCTTGTTTAGTTTACTGTTGTTTTAGTGAGGGAAGAGATGAATACAAAGTCTGGTAATGACCTTTTGCCCTCAAAATCTGAAGGAAAAGGTTAGATGACCTTTTTGCTGAGTTTAGTTTTTAATTCTTCTATAATATGTTTTGTTGGTGCTTGTTCCTTGGAATTTTCtggtattttatgaaattaaattgatgTCTTATCTTGTATTTGAACTTGTGCTAATATAGGTGAGGAAGGTAGATGTTCCGCtgccaaaaataaatatatggtTGTTCTTGTTAATCCTAAAGATGTTGATGGTGCTACAAAATCTTATCTTCAggtatgtgtgtgtgtgtgtgtgtgtgtattcTAGATCTCTCTTTGTGTATGTGCATGTGTGTGTGACTCTGTTTTCAAGAATGATTGTTTCCTTTTACCATCTGAATTGGAGATTTTCACTATAAAAGATTGTCCATGTTTTTAATTGAGTATCCCTGGTGCTCCTCTTGATTTTCGGATATTTCTTGCTATACCTTTTGTTATGCAATCTAATAACTTGTCTTGAGCATAAATGGCTTTACAGGAAGCGCTGAAGTTATTCAATGGGGAGTTACCAACAATGAATTATGCTGCAAATACGGGAAAGCAGTCTATGTTTCTTGAAAGATGTTTGTCAAATGGGTATCATACAATTTTATACTTGTTCTTACATCAATTATTCCCTTTACTTAGTGCAAAAGGTTTTTAGTTGATCTGATGATTAGCATTAGTTTGTAGAATATGGATTCACTATTGCCAAAAAGGCATCATTGTGGTAGTAATTACAGATTCAAGGAagcttttatttatatgatttttttgctGCAGGAAATACTGCACATTGCTTCTGAAGTATAAGCCTTTTGAAGAGTTTGAGGAGGTAGACTTAGTGCAATTTatggtttctttttctttattacatTATAAAAGCTTCATTCTTCATTACCTTTGCAGTTTCATACCTGTAATGTTATTTAAGAATTGTCCTTTTATGTTCGCTTTTACCATGTGCTAAACAAATCTGAAAGGTGCATTTTACTAGAGAATATAGCTAAATGAATGgtctaattttttaatttcttcgTCTTTCCCTGGGCCATGTGTTTTCCTTCCCAAGTCTAAGTGCACCAGTAAATTACTATGAAGGAGTTCAATGTTTATACCAAGTTTATTGCAGGttgcatttttttattgcaGTCCATACATCAAGGCAAATTCAAGAAAGCAatgtgagatttttttttcccagtTATTTCTTATAATCTTTCTCTTGTTCCTTATGCAGGTTATAGCGGCAATCACTTATCAAATCATCCCTGCTGACACACAGTTTGCTGAGATCCCTCTTGCTGCTGTTAATTCAATCTATCAGCATAAGGTTCATTGTCTTCCTAGATGTTTAGATGTTTTCCACTCACTATTTTGTTGCTTGCTATTGTTCAAAATATCATTAAGTTCAGGACTTCTTGAGGAATGGACTTATACTGTATCTAACAACACCGGGGATGgatctttttcaaattatgaTAATGTAATACCTCTTCATATGCTCCAATAATCTTTTCTATATAATGGAAAACGCAGAGCAACTCATCAATTATGAAAAACTAATTGGGACtataaaaactgaaaatatagttttatatAATGGAACTTCTTTTGATTGAAGATTTGGGTTAAATCTGCTAAAATTTCAGAACTTATTGAATGCTGCTCTTAGacattaaatttgattttgttttattaattttattgactGTCTTGTACTGTTGGATGCTAGTTTGGGTGTTTCATGTTCAAAGTTAAGTGGCTTATTTCAATAATATCAGGGTTTTGGTCGCTTCTTGTATATGGAATTGAAGAAGAGACTTCAGAGTGTTGGCATTCGCACAATATTATGTTGGGGTGACGAGGAATCTGAAGGTTTTTGGCTTAAACAGGTAATGCATGGATggaacatatcataattggcTGACCTCTTCTTATGTTATTCTGAATGTAAACGGCAGTATGTTTTGCAAAGAAAATCCTGTTTCTTTTACCTATTTGACATCACCACAGAAAGGTAGGCCCTGTAAATCATGTtgaacttttttctttattttcttaaagatgcataataatatcttaatttgaaattataattgttaatCATTTATGCTGAAGAAGCTTATTACCTTTTTTGATGTTTGACTTttgtgaaaattaaaaattgtagGGCTTTGTATCAATAGCAGAAGTGGACAAAAAGGGTAGAGCTCGGAGGCTTCCTATTAAGGCTGATATACGTAAAGCACTATGCTTTCCTGGAGGTTCAACCCTTATGGTTTCTCATCTTAGTAAAGATGCTTCAGCTGCAGGAGAATATCTGAGCTTTTCTTATCCACTAAAGCTTTATGAGAAGTCTCAATCCTCAGCTCCTGATAAATCTTTAGGTCAAAAAGCAGCCAATGTTGCTGCCAAGCAGTGTTCTTGTTCCTCCCAAGGTGCAAAGAGGAAGGTTTGGGAAGCATCATTGTCCTCTTTGAAGACAAAAAAAGTGAAGGGAACTCATGAAATTGACAGTCATCAAAACGGCTGTCAGTTAGATTCTAACAGGCGTATAATCGCAGATAGTGACAGATATGGTTCTTGGCTTGATCGGTGCTCCGTTTCAACAGATAAATCATTGGTGGAAGTTACTCCTGGAGtttctttgattaataatttcATGGAAAGTGAGGCTCAAGAAGGTAGACCAAATTGTATGACACCAGAAGCACTAGCCACTAAAGAACTTCAATCAAATAGAGATTGCTTTAGAATTATGTTGATGAATATTGCTGATGATACAAAGAAAACACATCTTACAAAGGTATGTTgacttcatttatttttgtttgatgtGAATAATACATGCTGGCATATAACAACAAACTGAGCACTTCCCTATTATGTGGGAGGGGCTGATCATATATGGGTTATTTCCCAAAACGCTAGTCTCATTTAGCATGCTTTTGATCACCTTTTCACATGATTTCATCCTATTACTCACCAACTAGTGTTTTTGCAATGAAACAACACTTATAAGCTTACCCTTCTAGCATGTTTCCTTCATTAAGTTATAGAAATTTGCTCAAAACCAAGTCAATGCTCTAGCGACTGAAGGAGGGAAAAGCCTTCCTAAACCTAAATAACCTTCCATTTCTCCTTTGAGAAAGATGCTGAGCCTCGCATTCTCTTCAATCAAAGGCATACGCTGGAAAGCACACCTCATGCATGTGTAGGTATCTTTCTCAATTCAGATATTGGTGGTTTAACATGTTAGTTAATAGAGCAAGCTTTTTCCTGGAATAATCTGGCCACATGCTTAGTGCTTGctctttaaaatttatacatCAATATGAGCATAGATCTCTTTGTAGCTATGACCTTCCTTTTAGACCTTTTCTGTAGCTTCCTTTATGCGAGAGATTGTAATTTACAGAACTTTCTCTAGTTGTTTCTGGAAAGAATTCTTTTAGTTCAAAGGAAGGTCCTCAAAACTGCACAAAGGTGTGACCTTACCTGGCTTTTAAATCGTTTACAAAATCAAATTCCAGGATAAAGCTCTAGGAGAAAATTTTCCAACAGCTCTTTTTTGGGGTACCGGTAGGaataaaaattacttttcCTAGGGATGATTCTATGGAAGCCAGGCTGACTTTCTAAGTGGTGAGTCTAATGgattacaaaattataaatcaagTAGCTGAAATTATGGAAAAAGTCATCTACTCCAGTTTCTTCAGTTTTGAAAGAACTTTTTACAAATCTTAATTACTTTCCACAGGAAAATGTATGGATGTAGTTGTTTGGTTAAGTTTTCACACCCTGCAAGTTCTGTTTGATTAactcttttctcctttttttttgcattaCATTGGTTACACATTTTCTCCTAGTAGATTTTGAAGTATTGAAGAGTATTGACTCATTTATGTGTTTGGCTTAGTTTTTACATTAACTTGCTCCAAATATTGATGTTAGGGTTTTTgcttcaatttcttttatcaCAGTACTTCATCATGCTACTTGAATTAGACATATATTTGTTAagcattatatttttttgatatagGTAATTGAAAACCTTGGTGGCACTCCAACCTCTGATGGAAGGATAAGCACACATATTGTAACAGGAAAAGTGAGAAAAACACTGAATTTCTGCACTGCTTTCTGTTCAGGGTTAGTCTTAATTTGATAGGCAAAATGATAAGACGTTGAATTCCTTTGGCTTTACTTTGATGGATAATGCGAATGTATCACATTATATGTCCATGTTTTTGCAACCAGTTACCATCATTGCACATTTGaacttgtaaatttttgtaccTTCTCCCCCTTAATTATTTCCCATTTCCAGGACtgaagaaattataaaatatgtaTGTGTCATGGAATTGAATGTGAAATGGCTTTTAGATTCTTTTTCTTGGCATTTTGTTTGGAGATTCCGTTTTGTCTATATGTTAAAATGAGATTATACAGTCATTTTCATGTCTGacatttgtttttcctttcttttgttaCATGTGGCATTCATATTAACAAATTTTTGTGATCCTATGGTGCTTTCTTAATTTAAGGATAGTATCAGAACTGATACTTGGATATCTGTTGTGTGTGGGAAAttatccaaaaattttcttaaagttCTAATATGTTCTTTTCATCCCAAGGTTTAAGAAGCTATACTCTCTTATTGACCTTTTATCTGGTAAACATTGTGTGCAATTCCCATCGGTTTGCCATGTAACACTCTTGAGGCTGAATATAGACTTTTCGCAGGTACATCATCGTTGGCATCCTACTAATAGCATAACTAACAAAGTTGTTCAAATGCAAGCATGGTTAATAAGTCATGAAGGAGAGCTGAAAGGTCGATCTGCATGCCATAGAGCCTTGGGTACCATAGTTCATAAGTTTTGTAGAAATCATTATTATTCCTGGAAAGATGGCAATTTCCACTTTAACCCCTAAAATTTATATGATGATCACCTTCTATAGTATAAATTTGGTTTTTTGCTCACAGTTTTAGTCATTGTAAGACTCCTTGCTTTATATCATGCATGTTTTAACATGAATGCCTCTGTTTGCCAGCACACAAAGGTTATTTCATATGTGTTATAGATTCACTCGATAGGTTTGATCTAATGCAGGGCTTGGATAGTTTCACCGAGTTGGTTAAAAGAAAGCTTTACGGAAGGAAAATTTGTGGGTGAGTTGAAAAGAATATATAGATTTTATGTACTTATTACCCAATGAATTGCTATTGAAATCTTTTAACTTTCCCTCTTACCCTACAGATGAATTGCCTTATATATTACACGATGAAGATTATGTATTGAAGTACAGAACTGAGCTAAAAGATTCTATTTTTCGAGCCAAAGCAAGGCCTGGAGCTCTGCTTAAAGGATATAATTTATGCATCGCAGCTCATGTTCAACCCCCTGTCACAACTCTGTCTGCCATCATCAGGTCTGCTGGTGGAAATGTAAGCTCTAGGCATCTTGTTACGGTTAAGTAAGCTTAAGACCTTAATGGTGATTTCTTTGTTGTTCTAGGATAATGGCATCAAAGATTTTGCATACCAAAGTAAAATGTACATATTCAAGCAGATAAAATCTGCCAATGGGAAGCTGCTGTTTATACAGAGCTCatgtataattaaaattttgcatGGATTAGGTATTGTTTTCCTCTAGTAGTTTTACATCTGGCTTCTTTGCTTGTTTAGATGATTAATACTTTAGTCATGAATCGAATGCTTTCAGTTACTGGTTAAATTCATGAATATAAACCAAAAGTAAACCTTTGTCAACCACATTATGAAGGTTTGCTTTGAAGGATAGTTAGTATGTCAAAAAATCAATAACATATAGCGGTGTATGCGTGTAAAAATTTTAGCTGGATgtgtaaaatatatttttatttatcgtAATCATCATTGTCTGCAATTTGTTACTGGTCATACTATCTATGCAGATTATCCGTGGAGTGGACAAAGTAAAAGAAGCATCAAAAACAATCTTCATTGCGTGTGCAGATGACATGGAGGAGGCGTTATCTGCTGTAAAGAAAGGAATATGGACTTTCAGCAGTGAGTGGTTGATGAATTGTGTCATGAGACAAGAACTAGACTTGGAGGCTCCCCAATTTGCAGAGTCCTTGTAAGGAGGTCTTAACTTACAAGGGTAATTATGGAAGGTAAATTAGTACCGGCGATTCTGTTTCCTGTCCCCAATGACACAACACAAGAATGTTCATATTCGTCGtggagaattttttttttttttttttttaaatgaaagtaTGTTAAGTTTTGGaggattattttatttaattttgtttttattttgatttggcaACTTTTGGTAAAAAGAATTATAGGTGACATGAACCATATCAGGTTACAAAAGCCTAGTTAACTGTCCAAATTGCCACGCTGTGATCGTGTTATTTTCTCCACGAGGCCAGTATAATCCTTTTGTTCACAAACGTCCTTCAAGATTGCAATATGCAAGTCCGTGGATCAAAATAGCGGTACCGGCTATTCATGCAACCTTCCGgttcacattttctttttaatgtttCTTTAATCCTTCAATTCCCATCTTCGTTCTTTGGAAGGATGTTATTGTGTCTAATTTTACTCTCGGATGAGAATATGTTTTGTCATTTGAAATCAatcatttataataattaatatataaaattaaatttaaaattttataataaagaATAGATTTAATTAGGTGATATTCAATCtcattcaaataaaatttattggTGACgatatgttttcttttcagaGTAGTTAGGTTTCTTGACTCATGGTTATCTTTGAAGATTGTTGAACTAAGATTTCAATCAACTTGCAAGATTGCTTTTGGGTTTTTAATTGCAAGACTGCTTTTgggattttgagaaaatttgttAAACAAAGAGGAGAatggaaaatggcttggaaaaaatattttaaaatgtacaatatttataaaggtAATATAGtccaaaaataatatttttgatcTAGTCAAAGGCAAAGATACCCTtagttttattaattatgatcTAGTTAATGAGTGTTTATAAGCAGTTTCTTTAGCACTTGTTAAggttaattaaatttaaaacatatgttattttaatgtattaagaaagaaaatcatttattagcaaaattcaaaaaaaaaaaacaaagttggACAAAAATGAAGCTGACGTGGAAGGCACTTTGCAACTCCAAAAAAGATAAGGCCACTGATGGAGCAGGGCAGCAGGCACCTTGAGGTCTTAGGCTTCCAAGCGACAGCATGAACCATACAGCTACAGGATAATCTACGGTTGCCCTTGCCCACACCTCTTCTCTACATTATCGTATCTTTGTCTGTCTGTCTGTCCATGGTTTGCAAAGACACAAGATGACGGCCGAAGTCGTGTTTGCAAGAGGACACGCCATTCCTGCATTAACTCCATGGCAATCTTCTTCAACGAAGAGAAAGTCAAAACCTACTCAGTTTTTACATTTCACCGTTCGGGCTTGTCATTCCATTGATGACAAGAACAGGGTCTATAAGCAACTGGGTATGTCTCCCCGCCcccccttctttttttttaattgaagcTCTGTTTTACATTCACCATTCGGGCTTCTCTGTCTCCCTTTCATTTTTGTTGACGAATTTACATTCTTGGCGTTATAATTCCAAATTGGTTTTGGAGTTAATCCTAAAGCAACATtgattttgctttcttttgctttatgCTATGAAAATCTGCTTTCCAAACTTGTGAAGAGGCATAGAGTCTTTTGCAAGCTgaaaaaactaagaaaatgaaatttgaaaaatatttcacTATTGTCatattggatttttttttttttttttttttgggaacgTTGTGGCTGGGGTTATTGGAAGAATCATCTCCATAAATGCCTCTTCCTTTAAAAGAACGTTGAGTGGATTTTCAGAGATAATATAACATGCGAAACCTCTATACTTTTGAAACTTTGGCATGTTTAAGTGAGAGATGCTTGTGACATGCACAATTAGTGTTATAGAGGATCTAAAATATGTTTCTGTAGGCattcaaaactaaaaatatgagTTGTTTTTGGAAGGTTTGTTACGTTGATTAGTTTATTGGAGTATTAGTGGAAAACCTTTATATTCTTATGTAGGTAGCTGGAAAATATTACCTTTAACATTCTAAATATCTTTCTTACTTAAACAAGCTGGAATATACACTGAAAGGATGTTGTTAATCAGATGGTGCCATCACCATATAAGTTTCCTAGTCGGGCATTACTGATAATTTATAGTTTCATGGTCTTTTAATGAAATTGCTAGTCATTAGAAGAATTTGCATTTTGATATATTCATtgcaatcttttttctttttcaaatttctgaGTTAACATTGTATTATCACTACTTACATTAGGTctattttcattgaaaaagaaGATTGAAGATATCATTCTCCGAGCTGAGATGTTGGCACCAACTGCCCTCGAACTTGAAGAAGCAAGGAGAATCAAGCAAGAACAAATGATACGTGATTATAATCTATGGGATGACCCTGTTAAATCCAATGAAATTCTTGTC from Theobroma cacao cultivar B97-61/B2 chromosome 5, Criollo_cocoa_genome_V2, whole genome shotgun sequence carries:
- the LOC108662289 gene encoding LOW QUALITY PROTEIN: probable F-box protein At5g04010 (The sequence of the model RefSeq protein was modified relative to this genomic sequence to represent the inferred CDS: substituted 2 bases at 2 genomic stop codons), whose amino-acid sequence is MQHATLLHVPSTQVPTLAMASCVSKSWSLAMSSDHVWRPLCSSRYPSLCNLKISLYHSVPYHRLYAIGLSAFKRGFKPPXKPRLAVDNLVFAIELSTPTTRSAPVITIAEPASKMINNVVQGNQVFKFDIGVNDDRCFPGVKALEETTMKWNVVXRGWEAVFTMMDWEGKISCTAEAVQWWFSEELPSPGCCSSEVGSGIVADVKVGFGGKGERETDGWFKVEKLSVGILRRADWRYVSIDDGLRYLQHFLLPCHHM
- the LOC18598836 gene encoding uncharacterized protein LOC18598836; amino-acid sequence: MHPRKSSSSLSPILVGNCEVLIDANKYSCNSDSNSLQISISKNTNIKISVREEMNTKSGNDLLPSKSEGKGEEGRCSAAKNKYMVVLVNPKDVDGATKSYLQEALKLFNGELPTMNYAANTGKQSMFLERCLSNGKYCTLLLKYKPFEEFEEVIAAITYQIIPADTQFAEIPLAAVNSIYQHKGFGRFLYMELKKRLQSVGIRTILCWGDEESEGFWLKQGFVSIAEVDKKGRARRLPIKADIRKALCFPGGSTLMVSHLSKDASAAGEYLSFSYPLKLYEKSQSSAPDKSLGQKAANVAAKQCSCSSQGAKRKVWEASLSSLKTKKVKGTHEIDSHQNGCQLDSNRRIIADSDRYGSWLDRCSVSTDKSLVEVTPGVSLINNFMESEAQEGRPNCMTPEALATKELQSNRDCFRIMLMNIADDTKKTHLTKVIENLGGTPTSDGRISTHIVTGKVRKTLNFCTAFCSGAWIVSPSWLKESFTEGKFVDELPYILHDEDYVLKYRTELKDSIFRAKARPGALLKGYNLCIAAHVQPPVTTLSAIIRSAGGNIIRGVDKVKEASKTIFIACADDMEEALSAVKKGIWTFSSEWLMNCVMRQELDLEAPQFAESL